A window of the Oncorhynchus mykiss isolate Arlee unplaced genomic scaffold, USDA_OmykA_1.1 un_scaffold_616, whole genome shotgun sequence genome harbors these coding sequences:
- the LOC100135921 gene encoding haptoglobin codes for MWSSLAVLLAVSCVCLARKDKIKIKIKIKSIDEIPNNSDLRFRRMIRGTLAPHVPWQAMVYLSKSVMNGGFAGGALISDRWVLTAGRNLFVRKSRQDTQGKEPIIPKVYLGITRQSQADDSKEVAVEKVVLHPGFQNVSDWDNDLALIQLKEPFTLSEAVMPIPLPERGQDLAEAAQEKGIITGWGWGVFFTPAKSLKHLVLPVASHSSCKAEYNPGGQVLSSTPTVDDNMFCTGASKYQENVCFGDAGGALAVQDPKDGRVYAAGILSFDKTCAVEKYAVYMKLSAYMPWINSVLRGDSETSASLRSSVMSEMYSRQL; via the exons ATGTG GTCATCCCTGGCAGTGCTCCTCGCGGTCTCCTGTGTCTGTCTGGCAAGAAAGgacaaaatcaaaatcaaaatcaaaatcaaatcaattgaTGAGATCCCAAACAATTCAG ACCTGCGCTTCAGGCGTATGATTAGGGGCACCCTGGCCCCTCATGTCCCCTGGCAGGCCATGGTCTACCTGAGTAAAAGCGTCATGAACGGGGGCTTCGCTGGGGGAGCTCTAATCTCTGACCGCTGGGTCCTGACCGCTGGCAGGAACTTGTTTGTCAGGAAGAGTAGACAGGACACGCAGGGGAAAGAACCAATCATCCCCAAGGTGTATTTAGGCATCACGCGACAATCCCAAGCCGATGACTCCAAAGAAGTTGCTGTAGAAAAG GTGGTTCTGCACCCAGGCTTCCAGAACGTATCAGACTGGGACAACGACCTGGCTCTGATTCAGCTGAAGGAGCCATTCACCCTGAGCGAGGCTGTGATGCCCATCCCTCTGCCTGAGAGGGGCCAGGACCTGGCTGAGGCAGCCCAGGAGAAAGGCATCATCACAGGCTGGGGTTGGGGGGTCTTCTTCACCCCCGCTAAGTCACTGAAACACCTGGTATTGCCTGTGGCATCGCATAGCTCCTGTAAGGCAGAGTACAACCCTGGTGGCCAAGTACTGAGCAGCACTCCAACCGTAGATGACAACATGTTCTGTACTGGAGCCAGCAAGTACCAGGAgaatgtgtgctttggggacgcAGGCGGTGCCCTGGCAGTCCAGGACCCCAAAGACGGCCGAGTGTATGCTGCAGGGATCCTGTCCTTCGATAAGACCTGTGCCGTGGAGAAATACGCTGTCTACATGAAGCTCTCTGCCTACATGCCTTGGATCAACAGTGTCCTCAGGGGCGACAGTGAGACATCAGCCAGTCTCCGCTCCAGTGTAATGTCTGAGATGTATTCGAGGCAGTTGTAG